A single window of Populus nigra chromosome 17, ddPopNigr1.1, whole genome shotgun sequence DNA harbors:
- the LOC133677283 gene encoding carbon catabolite repressor protein 4 homolog 1-like, whose amino-acid sequence MLSVIRVHLPSDIPIVGCELTPYVLLRRPDTNATTDDVPESAPLDGHFLRYKWYRIQSDRKVAICSVHPSEQATLQCLGCVKAKLPVAKSYHCSPKCFSDAWQHHRVLHDRAASAINENGNEEEELFGRFNSSGSGVMNTSLSGSASSASLTNGSTPLYPAAVTQRSGGETWFEVGRSKTYTPSADDIGHVLKFECVVVDAETKLPVGHSNTLLTSRVIPAPSPTPRRLISVSGLDAMVPLDSDGRISSSGTFTVLSYNILSDVYATNDTYSYCPSWALSWPYRRQNLLREIVGYRADIVCLQEVQSDHYEEFFAPELDKHGYQALYKRKTNEVYNVNTHTIDGCATFFRRDRFSHVKKYEVEFNKAAQSLTDALVPSAQRKTALNRLVKDNVALIVVLEAKFSNQGADNPGKRQLLCVANTHINVHQDLKDVKLWQVLTLLKGLEKIAASADIPMLVCGDFNSVPGSAPHSLLAMGKVDQLHPDLVVDPLGILRPHSKLTHQLPLVSAYSSFARVGVGLGSDQQRRRMDATTNEPLFTNCTRDFIGTLDYIFYTADSLTVESLLELLDEESLRKDTALPSPEWSSDHIALLAEFRCKPRPRR is encoded by the exons GTATCGGATACAAAGTGATAGAAAAGTTGCTATATGTAGTGTACATCCATCTGAGCAAGCCACATTGCAGTGTCTAGGCTGTGTTAAGGCCAAATTACCTGTTGCCAAAAGTTACCATTGCTCTCCCAAGTGCTTCTCTGATGCATGGCAGCATCATCGAGTTCTACATGACCGTGCGGCAAGTGCTATAAATGAAAATGGAAACGAAGAAGAAGAGTTGTTTGGGCGTTTCAATAGCTCAGGATCTGGAGTTATGAATACTAGTTTATCTGGTTCCGCATCTAGTGCTAGCTTGACAAATGGTTCCACACCATTGTATCCTGCGGCAGTGACACAAAGGAGTGGTGGTGAAACTTGGTTTGAAGTTGGGCGTTCTAAAACATATACACCATCAGCTGATGATATTGGCCACGTTCTCAAGTTTGAATGCGTTGTGGTAGATGCAGAAACTAAACTCCCTGTAGGACATTCAAACACACTACTAACTTCCCGTGTCATCCCAGCCCCCTCTCCAACTCCTCGTCGTTTGATCTCAGTTAGTGGACTTGATGCAATGGTACCTTTAGATTCAGATGGTCGTATCTCATCATCAGGAACTTTTACTGTGCTCTCATACAACATTTTATCTGATGTGTATGCTACAAATGACACATACAGTTATTGTCCTTCATGGGCCCTTTCTTGGCCGTATCGCCGACAGAACTTACTACGGGAAATAGTTGGCTATCGTGCAGACATTGTTTGCCTTCAGGAG GTACAAAGTGATCATTATGAGGAATTTTTCGCCCCTGAGCTGGACAAGCATGGCTATCAAGCCCTGTATAAGAGAAAAACCAATGAG GTTTACAATGTAAATACTCATACAATTGATGGTTGTGCAACATTTTTTCGCAGAGATAGATTTTCgcatgttaaaaaatatgag GTTGAATTTAATAAGGCTGCTCAGTCTTTGACTGATGCATTGGTTCCAAGTGCTCAAAGAAAAACTGCTCTAAATCGATTAGTTAAG GATAATGTTGCATTAATAGTTGTTCTGGAAGCAAAATTTAGTAATCAAGGAGCTGATAATCCTGGAAAGCGGCAGCTACTTTGTGTT GCAAATACGCATATAAATGTCCACCAGGATTTAAAGGATGTCAAGCTTTGGCAg GTCCTTACTCTCTTGAAAGGATTGGAGAAAATAGCTGCTAGTGCTGACATTCCTATGTTGGTGTGTGGAGATTTCAATTCAGTTCCTGGAAG TGCTCCTCATTCTCTTCTAGCCATGGGTAAGGTGGATCAGTTGCACCCGGATTTGGTAGTAGATCCTCTTGGAATCTTACGGCCTCACAGCAAGCTTACACATCAGCTGCCACTG GTCAGTGCATACTCATCGTTTGCAAGAGTGGGTGTTGGTCTTGGTTCGGATCAGCAGAGGAGGAGAATGGATGCCACAACAAATGAACCCTTATTTACAAACTGCACTCGAGACTTCATTGGCACCCTAGATTACATATTTTACACAG CGGACTCTTTAACGGTGGAGTCATTGCTGGAACTCCTGGATGAGGAAAGCTTGAGGAAAGACACAGCCCTTCCATCTCCAGAGTGGTCCTCTGATCATATAGCACTTCTCGCTGAATTTCGCTGCAAGCCTAGACCAAGACGTTAA